In the Castor canadensis chromosome 1, mCasCan1.hap1v2, whole genome shotgun sequence genome, ATACCATCAATTGGTCCCTTTTCTGGTTATTCTTGAGACAAATTAATTTAGCTTTGGAATTCCTCGTGTATGTGGAAGAGTAGATTCCCAGTTTtgagaatgaataaaaatgatttatgcTTCTGCTAGTTGCAAAATGCATCTTGATTAATATACCAAAATCATGTAATTTTGCTAAATTTCGTATCTCATGAGTAAACTAGAATGATAATTTCTGCCTGCCTTTGGGGGATTTCATTTGAAGTTCTGATGGGCAAATTTGTAAAAGCATTTTGTAATACATGATGTGGAAACTATCATTGCACCTTTCCTTCCTTTACAGTTGTGCTAACTAGGGCAATCAAACATGTTAGTGGTCTGGGATTGCTAATGATGGGTTTGCCTGAAGGAATTAATGGAATTCTCCATTAATGGACACATTGATGGAGAAGACTAttgatggaagaaggaagaatgtTTTCAGAACAGAGGGAATGATTAAGCAGTGCCTTTGGGAAGGGACAAGGGTGGCTTGGGACATGTGAAGGGCACTGACATCTTAGAAAAGGGAAAGCAAGGGCTGAAAATGTTTAATAGCACTACTATTGTGCTAGCAGAAGTCATGACTAGTGACAGCATGACACTGTGCCTGTGATTGATTTGTAAATTACATTTCATTTAACTTGATGCAACCCTATTATTGTGGGGAAAATGTAATTCAGAGAAAGTCAGTATTTGTCCAAGATGGTGGCAGATCTGAGATTCCAATCCATGTTGTTACAGGTCTAGAGTCTTTGACCCCAACTTCAGAATATTTTCCATTACTTATTAGATATCTGCTGGTTTCAGATTTCAGGCTTCCTGAATAAACTCCAGATAGTGGCATCAGGAGGGCAGGGAGAGGTTCTGTATCTTAATTGACAATATATCCATGTGGTTTCTAGTTTCTGTATATACATGGAATTCTACTTTTTACTAGGAAAAACTTTAATTTCCCAGGAATAACTTTATCAGAAATAACTTAAGTAGCAGGTGATGAAATCTCAAATAGAATTCACAAGCCAAATTAGCAAAAGTAAACACTTTTGTGTTGTGTGCTAAGTTGAAGCAAGGTTAAGTGAATTATGACCATACACCTCACACCCCAGTTTTATATTCATTCCTTCCAGGCTGCCTGCTTTCTACTTCAGAGCTTTCTAGACCAAAGTCCTAGAAATACTCTTCTATGATTAGCCATGGAAAAAACCCAGGGTTTTGTTCTATGACAAAATCTCATTGCCCTTGTCACAAAAACTTAGTTTGCTCTCATTAGTCACTTCTACCCAAGCTACATTGGTGtggaaattttgtttttactCTTATGTTTAACATTAACTCTTATATAGGCAGTTTATGACCgttcttaatttttaatgtgtGGAAGATAATAATACTAGTCTATTCCCCTCCTTGCCCCAGGAAACATTTTCTTCTCATAGTCATCCAGAGCTATGTCAGCCTTAGGGGTGGTATCATAATTGCAGGATTTCCCTTTCCTGGACTTTCTGAGTTGGGCAGTTCATGGTGCAATTTTAATGGTTTCAATTCCCTAATCAAAATTCATAGTTAGGTGAGAGTGATTAAAAAAGCCAGACCTGATGATTTGTTGCCTTTAAGAAACACGTCTCacttacaaaaacaaatgtttgcttagagtgaaagggtgaGAGAGATTTTCCAGACAAATGGTattaaaaacaggcaggagtagctatatttaAGTAGATTTTAAGCCTGATTaggtcagaagagacaaaggagtTCCCTCCATACTAATTAAAGGGCAAGAAGAAATGAGAATTGTGACCTTATATGTGCCtaatgtcagtgcatccaactTTGTTAAACAAACACCtttggacttaaaagcacagataaaccCCAACACCATGACAGTGAGAGAGATCAGTCCCCTCATCATGATAGGTACATCATccacaaaaaatcaacaaagaaatgtcTGAATTTAATGAcatatagaccaaatggacttaacagacatctaacGAGTATTTCATTCAGCACTAGCACAATACAAATTCTTCTGGAAGACcatgaaattttctccaaaataggtaatattttaggacacaaagcaagtcttaacaaatacaagaaagttgaaataattccatatatatatatatatatatatatatatatatatgtatatatatatagtgtgtgtgtgtgtgtgtgtgtgtgtgtgtatgtgtctgggGTTCTGGGGTTCTGatggttttttcgagacagggtcttgtgaagtatttgcctgggctggctttgaatcgtgatCATTAagacttctgcctccagagtagctaggaatTCAGGCACGATCCCCTGGTGCCCAGATGATTGTATATGTTTTTAAGATCTAaattgcacatatgaatgaaaacatgcaatatttgtttttttcaatgtggcttgtttcacttagcatgaaCTTACTTCTATACATTTTCttgtaaatgacatgatttccttcttcttaagagatgaataatactccactatgTAGAGATACCTCATTTTCTCTATATATTCATTGGTTGGAGGACACACAGGTTGATTCCAttgcttggctactgtgaatagtgttgctgTAAAAATGGGGGTATGGTTATATCAGCCATATGTTGGcatacattctttcagatatatgctcaagtggtatagcaagGTCATaaagtagttctattttcagtattttgagaAAGCTCTGCACTGTCTTCTgctacagtggttgtactaatttacatttccatctatagtgtataagggtttcttccCTGATCTTACCTCCCATCCTGTccagaatttgttgtttttgttttcttgatgatagctattctaactaggatgagatagaatctcaatgttgttttgatttgcatttaaaaagtagagatattttccccccagtactggggattgactcAGGGTCTCGCACATGCTAGGTAATTGTTGGACCACTTGGATCTCTGTCTTTAGGCCCACAGGGAGGCTTATAGAGAGGCCTTTCAGAGCACCTATAAAGGACAGCCTCACACAAATCACCACACATCAAGGCTTTTCCTGCTATAACACATCACTCACTGTTACACTGTGTGTAGTTGTTTATTGTGTCTCTCTGTCCTTCAGAATGTCCACTCCATGGAAGCTGagcattgtttatttttcctcacCACTTTATCCCCAGCACTTGTGACTTGAGTGAGTGAATTAGTAAACAAAGATGAGAGTTCTAAAGCACTTTTTGTTCTATCTCAGGAAACCCTGCTTCATGGGGAAGCCAATGTGAAGGACTGAGAATTGCTTCCAGACAACACCCAGGGAGAGAGGAATGCAGCCAATATCCATGTGAATGAACCCAGCTTATTAGACATGTGCACTAATTTCTTTTAACCTCACTTGTTCCTGAGATGCTCTTCAATTtaataaaatccattaaaattgacTGATTAAGCCATGatcttttattaaaaatctagagaaagaaagggagttaATCAACATTCCCATTGTGTTGggacaatgaaaaaaaagaggcACTGGGAAAATTTCTACATGTTTTCCAGTACAAAAGCTCTATCCTGAGGAAGGTCCGAGCCTATTAGTATTTGCTCCAGCGGATCACCAAGTTTTCTCCGTTATGGACAACATAGCTATCAACTCctgaaaagaataatgaaaagagTTAGGTCGAATAATTTGATCACCGTATTACCAGATAGTAAGTAATATGTCTCCCAGCCCATTGACCCATTTCCCATAAAAGGTCACAACCTCACATCTGAATGCTTTGGGCATTTTTATTCTGTGGATTGTATTGGCATATTTCTTCTTACCTTCTTCCAGTGGTTTGTCTCCACTGAGAATTTGCCAGTAGGTCCTATCACTATTGTCGGCCTTTATGCCCTGAACGGAATTGACATAGAGGCCCAATGAGGTGTGCTCCACTGTAAAGCTGTGGGGGAGAATAAAGGAGTTGCAGTAATGTACAATAGTCAGAGATTTTTCTTAGGCACTCTGCATCCCAGGCTATATTGAAGACATGATGTCTATGCTTTCTGCTCAGCTGACTGCCATAATAGATTATTTTTAGTTAGCAGCTTCAGCCCTCCACCAAAGATAGTAACTGTTGAAGATGCTGCAGCAGTAGAAATAACCTCATGTCCTAGATACATCCTAAGCTGAGTTTTAAGAAAGAGTATTGGGAAGGAGTAATATGGTATTTCATGTGTATTAAAAAGTGAAATGGGTAATGTCTTTCTCATATTCCTTAGTGCTATTTTCTTTGGAAGCCTATGCAGTTAgctttataatacatattatatttattatattatatatgtgtaattATTACTGCTTTTTCTATAGCATTGTATACCATGTTTGTAATAAAGGCCTAGTAGATTTGAGGATCCAAATAAACCATACTTTTCAGAAGCAAAGTCAATATCTTGATTTTGATATTTGATCTTTATAGGCCAATTCAGGTTTATGAATTTCCTGAAAGGGAAACATGCAGAGGCTTAGGACATCTGTGAAATTCCCAATTTAAATGCcattttttaatgttcatttttgagataagCAGTCATGGGACTCATCTGATTTTTAAGGAAATCAGTGATTCAAACATATGTAAGAACTTCTCTTCAACCTATAAGATGTCCAGCTCAAAAGGTTCTATTTATTAGAGTGCTTCTGAATAAAAGGGAGCTCTCTGAGATTCATTCATCTGTTAGGTGGACATTAACTTAATACAACCTATGTGCTAGGGGATGAAACATCACCTCTTATTTTTAAACCCTGCTGTGAGATGTGCATGGATGGTAAAGGTACTGATGCTGAAcccttttaaatgtatttgcaCTCTGGTCAGATATATTGTTACTGAGTCTTTCAAAATTAGAGCAAATGCCTACACCTTGTTTGTTCAGACTTACCAAAATATAGTATTATTCCTTCTCTGAGCTTCCTCCATTACATGTAGGAAGACAGAGCCTCTTGACACACTGACATTGGTGGAAtatgttttattgattttcacagAGTAATGGACTGAGATGCATGAGGGTGAGTTAGTAGCTGTCACAGGCTCAGGCACTTGAATGGAGATGTTGAAGTTACCTGATGGAGAGAGAAATattcagaataataaaaatggtgTTAGAGTTTTCACATATAGCTAATTCCTATGTAAGAATTCCTTTCCTATATGTAGAGATGATTTTGTGGAAGGAGCCAATATCATTAATCAAGGGACAAATCTTTCATGTGACTAAAGTAGACATAACTGGAGATTCACTGGCTTGTGAAAACTGGCATTTTGTTCAACTCCCAGTTGTTTAAACAATTCAGTTGCCTAATACCAATTTCTCATAGAGGGTTCaggtctatctatctatcatctttcttTCATGgctatatataaagatatatctatatattatataaatatatagagaagCCAGAATCTCGAGTCCGGTACTACTTGCCaaattctccctttctccctttttatttttgaacactTACTAAGAACTTATTAAGCGGCAGATATTTTACTAAAAATTTTATGTGGATTATATGACTCACTACTTATAAAAGCCTATGTTAGACACTGTTAcaatctcattttcttcattaggaaactgaaacttaaagGTTAAACATTTGCCCAAGGTCCCTAAATATGTAAGTGGCTGAACCAGGAATGAGCAgacataaatggaaatgttttcttttttctaccacGTTGCAAAATCATTTATTTGATTGTATGATTCATGTTACATTTCTCCCAAAATGCTGCCTATTCCTTCTACACAGATGTCTTATTTTTCAGAAGTGTCACtcagaatgaataaaggaaagtcACAAACATGATGCCTTTTGTGTATAATTTGTTTAGAATGAGAAGAATGCTCACCATTTTCTATATCCAACAATCAGAAAATATCTTTTTGGAGATAGATGTCATTTAATCAAGCCAACCTTGATTATCATTCCTTGAACCACATGATGTCTACCATCCTAAGAACAATTTCTCTGCTGGTTGTAATCCCTGATGTTGTAATGAAAACTGATTTCTAGGGAACTGAAACTAGGGAACTGCTAGATTTTCTTTAGAAGCTTACCTGGTCACCTTTTGTCCCAAACTCACCTACATCTTTGGACACATACATGCGTTGGTTGTGATGCCAAAAGGCAAAAGAGTTTATTTTACCCTTTAGTGCTTATACCTAAAGGTTGGATGCAAGGAGACTCTTTGTTCACATCCAAGTAGGTCTTTCCCAGCAGAGAAGGTAAGATTTGTGCTGCAAGAGTTGCTTTATTAAATGCTCCCTGAGAAATTTTCTTGAGTATAGTGTCTCGAGTTTGATCACAGTTCCACTCATTTTCATTGTAATAGTCTGGTGAGACAAAGAGGGCCTAATGGGAGCAAAACAAAGGGAGAGACAATGAGAGACAGTTCAAATAAAGGTGGGAAAATCTAAATCTAACTAATTTTGTAAGTGTTTATTGGACATTGACTCCACATTAGCACCTAAATAACTGAGCTATCTTTCTTGGTGTGAAGAAACTTATGAAATAGTTTGGGTGAAGTTGTGTGGAACTGCTTAAGAACACAAGTTCTAATGATGTTTTTCACATATTCATTCCTGTTTCTCAATACTATAAAAATATCTGTCATAAGggaagtactcaataaatatggtTAACAATCTATAGTAAAAGGAGACTTAGGATGAATGCCCTATGGGAATTATCCAGAAGTATGGCCTTTCAAAAGAGGAGACATGCTTACATATATTTTGTTAGGCCAAGAAAAAGATTCATTGGAAAAAGTGGTATTTGAGGTTGGCTTTTGATGTTATAATGAAATTTTTGGAGGTGAAATAAGGAGGGCTGCTGTATATTCAGAAAGAAAAGCATGAACAAAGGCCTAAGGTTGGAATGGCAAGGACTTAGCATGATGTGCATTTTAACAAGTCTCTATGGTCCTTCCCTGTCTAGGAGGACTGGTGTACAGGGAACAATCAGCACAATTGTGGAAGAACAGGCTAGAGAAGGAAGTTAGGTGAGATTGGTAGACGCTTGACTCTCATAGTGAAATGTATAATATCAGTTGATTGACAATGGAGAACCTCATAGTTTTCTGAACAGAATATATCCAGGCACCAGAATGTACATTTAATTGAAGGAGAGAATTGTGGGGTAGTAAAGGTTAGAAGGGTGTTGGAGTGAGCAGAGAATAGCTGAAATAGtttgtacttgtacacaatgcTCTGTAGtttcccaggaaaacagttctccTTTGCATccttttcttggtgattcttAAACCTAATCAAGTCATTAACAAGCATTTGTTTTATATTAAGAAAACAGAACTTATCATGTTACATgttctcttaaaaatattcttgTAACTAAATAGCTGTCAGTCCTGCTGTGTTTGTATTATCTGTAGGATTTTTAGACAAGACCAAGACCCATGCTTTACCCCTCAATTTCTATATTTGCTGGCTCATGTGGGAGTTTATATGTTGGTGTTTTCTAAGAGCTGCTTCAGGTGATTCAAGCGTGCAGTCaaaatgggaaactgtgctttaTATTAAGTTCAAACTTGACATGGCAAACAAAGAAACTTgggtacaacaataacaaaaacaaaaagaaaatcaaaaaccaaaaaaaaaatcccaaaaaacaaaaattttggaTGTCTGTTCATATAGCATGCCTCAACTTTTTAAGGTTTCCCAAGAATCCTGTGCTGGCCTGGCTAAgcatcttgtttttgtttttaagatatataattttatctcttagctttcagtctctttctttgCTGTCTTATTTTCTATGATAGTCCTCTCACCCTATGTCAACTTGCAAACAAATATTCATAGTCCTCTCACCCTATGTCAGCTTGCAAACAAATATTCATACTAATGactgtgaatttttttctctataaccCTTCCTTGCTCTCTGCTTGTGTCTACTTTGTAGAGTTGAGTAAATCTTTGAATAAATGGTGAATTAAAATGCCAGACCTCAGGAAGTACATGCATGGCAGTATAGGTGCTGAGTGTGAGTTTTGAGAACAACTCTCTAGGTCCTGTTTCCATTTGCACCACTTTCTGGCTTTGTAAAATTAGGAAAGTTATTGACATTCTGTGACTCATGCTCCTTTTCTAGGAAATGGACATAATAATGTTTTCCATATGGGTTGTCATGTGTATTAACGAGTTAGTGGCCCAAATAAATAATAGCTCTTGCTCCTATCACTGTCAGTTACTACTTCTACGATAACAATTTGATTGGGAAAGAAATATGAATTTGTAAAACCTCAGTGCATAGTAAAGTGTGAAATGGTATGTGATAAACCAAGATTGGTTGTATTGGTCTTTCAAATTTCACAAAGAACTTGCAGGGGCAATGGATGTTGATAGTTAATGATTCAACATAAGAAGAGCATATTTTAGGCAAGAGATGGGATTCAAATAAGCATACTCAAAATTAATGTAGGAAATACATAATGGGTACCAAGTTCTTAGGATGCCAATAAGAAAGGATCgtggttatttcttttttccgtgactcccttctctgcctcctgtttTACCCCCTGACTTACCTGCATAGCTGCTCCTGTACTAAATGTGTTTCCAATgagaccattttcttttttctcagacaGAATCTTTTCTACCAGTGTCTGTATATTATTTTCAATATGCTTTAGATCTTCATCTGCTTTGGTCTGCTCTTTTATTAGACTTCTCTTCACACATATCAGAGCCAGGACAGCCATTGCACCAGTATCTATCAGGAAAGAAAACATTGGTGTTGGGTGACAAAAGATCAGTTTTTCTTGGACTGAGTGGTAACTATGGATGCAGAAGTTTCAGGGATAAAAGTAGGatagatttgaaagaaaaactggaaaagtTAGTCATGGTAATTGATGCTCAGAAAGAAGAATTTCAAGATATAGTAACTATCTCTCAGTACTAGTCACTCACATAGTTTGGTTCTTTCCCTATGTTGAGCATTCATGTACCCCATGCTTAATACTTTCCATTAAGCTATAAAACACATGGATTTGTGAATTCATACACACAAATAACTCTTCCAGTTTTAGATCTTGGTTGTTctcatcttttccatttttcagCCACTTggcaaagaaatcaagaaaaccaaGAATGATAGACAAAATGTCATTGTATGTTCCTAATCATTTCATTACAGTGAATAGAAAGTGACAATATAATTGCTCCCCAATAAACCACTTTAAGGGTGAGGATGAGGGAAGATATAGGAAGGTGAGAAGATAATGGGTACTTTTCAGGCATGATATTTGGTTTCTCCTTTGCCCTTTAGTATTGTACCTTCCTTCTCTCACAGGAAAAGGAGTATGAGAATTATCACAATTTCCTTACTATCCAGAAACAATGAATGGTGATTTAGTTTGAACTTCTTGGAGAAAGATGAGCGTGTATATCTAGGTACTTAAAGGTAATTTAGGTTGTCCATAGgagtcttttttcttccttccttccttccttcctttcttccttccttccttccttcctttcttttccttccttccttccttccctccctcccttccttcctctctttctttctctctttccttcccttcctccctccctcccttcctccttccttctttccttccttccatggtacagggtttaaactcagggctcatgcttgctaggcaggtgctttaccacttgaaccattccaccagatagAGGAGACTTCTTCTTATATGTTTAATTTGACAGAGTGGAAAATTGGTCCTTCTCCATTATGAGTACAGATTTTATTGAACCTTATTGCTGGAAGGATGCTGTTCAAGTCAACTAATGTATCCAAATTGTCCCAACAAATTTGAGACAGTGGCAATTAATGAattcttctgcattttctttttgaaactctTATGCtttctgaaatgatttttatGAATAGTATCATGTGCTATACTTATTTTCCAGTTAGAAAAATTCAGGTCAAGGGCTGGGTAGAAACCAGGTCTTTCTATTTTACCATACATCTAGACAGAAGCTTGGTTTTCACCCATTATTCATTATTCCACCAAAGAAAATTCTCTTCTGAGAGGATTAGGGCATAGAggatagtaaaaaaaaatctaagtaattTTGGTGGAAAAATCCTAAGAGGAAGGGTTACTACTGGTGACCAGGTCCTGTGCACCAAGAGAATTGGGTTTAATAACTCACCTACTGAGAACTggtcatgaaaataaaagtttttattttcaggaGCAAATAAATCAGCAACTTTTTTGGGTGAGTATGTTCCATTGAATAGACACAAGGCCAGAACATCAAGGCTGAGCTGGTAGTAGTCAGTCAGCGGATTGCCATTTTGTTCTTctgtgaaagaaagaggagaatacATACTTTATTTACAGAAATTCTATGAGGTATTGCAGTTTTCAACCTACTGCTttgtacttcatttttatttctctacattTAAAGAGAGGTAAGTTACAGAAGGGAGAGATCACCAATAGGATGAGCAAGCCTGAGAAATGTAAAGGACCTTAGAGGCCACCAAATTCAACTCAGCTACTTCAGTTTTATAAGCCAGGAGATCTGGCACTAAAGAGATAAAATGCTTTCTAGATATTAATGTAATTACAGAGCTGGGACTAAGATACAGCTTTCCTACTTCCAAGCCTCTTGCATTTTCAATAGTAATGttataaatataagtaaaagTATTGGTTGTAGGTATGTCAAAGGGAGATTGCATGGGAGGGATTTAATAAATAATAGGATAAATATTGGATGGTAGttgaaataaaaacatgcatCTCACAAACTGCCACAATAGACAGCCTATTTTTTCAAGTTATAATGTACTTTGTCCTGTATTGTTCAGCTGTTTCTGgtgaattcattatttttctcaaagTCAGGCTCCTGGACAACTAGAACATTGTgtcttgtgtgtatgtatgtgtgtctgtgtgtgtgcatgcatgtgtgcatgcatgtgtgtatgtgtacctgACATCATATATAAAGCGGTATTTCACCTAGGTCAATGGTCACTTGaacataattaaaaagaaaattcaagatgtATGCAGAAAGAGGAAAGGTAAAGTGACCTACAAAAGTATAATGGAATAAGTGGGAAAATAGAATGGAGCAAAATTTACGCAGTTCTAAATCAGGAAAGGCAAAGACAAGGTAGTCTAGAGTCTCTGAATACTTGATCCTTACCCATATATTCAATTTctttctggaatttattttttagatggtCAATCAGGTGATGATCGTAAATAAAGTTTATGTCTTTGGTATGACAAGCTCCCAAAGCCAGTATACTCAAAGCAAGTGCTCCTGAACTTAAATTTGTCtctgaaaagtaaaatattcaaGTTTAACAAGGTACACAGATTTTTTGTTTCTCCTGTCTTTCTTCTGACTTATATTGCTTGTAAGTTTCTTTTCTCCTGTTCTATGCTTTACTAATATTTAATTGTTCTCCTAACTATCTCTctactatgtatgtatgtatgtatgtatgtatgtatgtatgtatgtatctatctatctatctgtctgtctgcctatctatctatccatccatccatccatccatccatccatctatccatccatccatccatgtatctatcaatctatctatctatctatctatctatctatctatctatctatctatctatttttgtagtacttggggataaactcagggccttgcacatgctaaacaagtgctctaccactgagacacatctccagcccttgtgttgttttatttattccaaaGGC is a window encoding:
- the LOC109695332 gene encoding transcobalamin-1, which translates into the protein MQPSHQLPLVGLLLFSLIPSQICKICVVNENNLFRLDPLFNTMNKSNYAIGTASAYVLLSLRIVGISIQPLNKTLSQKIRDNVNENETNLSSGALALSILALGACHTKDINFIYDHHLIDHLKNKFQKEIEYMEEQNGNPLTDYYQLSLDVLALCLFNGTYSPKKVADLFAPENKNFYFHDQFSVDTGAMAVLALICVKRSLIKEQTKADEDLKHIENNIQTLVEKILSEKKENGLIGNTFSTGAAMQALFVSPDYYNENEWNCDQTRDTILKKISQGAFNKATLAAQILPSLLGKTYLDVNKESPCIQPLGNFNISIQVPEPVTATNSPSCISVHYSVKINKTYSTNVSVSRGSVFLHVMEEAQRRNNTIFCFTVEHTSLGLYVNSVQGIKADNSDRTYWQILSGDKPLEEGVDSYVVHNGENLVIRWSKY